The segment AACGCTGATGTGGCGGGGGGCTGCGGCCGCCACCGGAGCTGGGGCAGCTGCCGCCTTTACTGCTGCGGCTGATTCGAACACCAGCACCGGGCCATTGCGGCCGAGCCGGATTTCATCGCCGTGTTCCAGGCGCTTGCATTGATGCACCTGGCGGCCTTCCAGAAAGGTGCCGTCATCGCTCTGCCAGTTGCACACCAGCCAGCCCTGGCTGCGGGAGAAGCGCACCACGGCATGGTGCTCAGACACCCCCTCCTGATTGGTCAGGCAGAGGCTGTTGCTGGCCGCGCGCCCGATGGTGAGCGGATTGGCGGGATCCAGCGGTGCCACCTTGCGGCGATCCGCCGCCAGTACCAGCCGCGCAGCAGGGGTGCTCATGGTTGCTGGCGCCGGCGGCGCCACCACAGCTGCCAGTCGTCGCGCAGGTCGTTCCACCAGCCGCCGTCGCCCTCGCGGTAGGGCACCACCCTTCCCGGAAACAGCAGGGCCTTGCTGGCCAGGGCCAGGGCGATCAACACCAGCACCAGCAGCACCCAGCCGGGGATCGCCCCCACCCAGGTGGCGGCGAAGAAGGCGCGAATCGCGTACAGCCCGATCGTGAACGCCAGCCACAGCCGGAAGGGTTCCCAGGGGTCCCGTTGGCGCTGCAACGATCCGCTTGAAGGCTGGCCGTAGCCTATGGCCGGGCTGCAACACCCGCCTGGCCACCGCATCGCATCTGGCTTCGTTGAAAGAGCGCCTGGCGCCCGTGCCGGTGCGGCGTGCCTGGCTTGAACTGGCGCGGGCCGCTTGTGTGGGGCCGTGGCGAGAGCGCCCGGCGGCGATCGCCAGGGTGTGGCCGTTGTTGCTCGCCCATCAGGCCCGGGTGGAGCTCTGGGCTGGTGGCCGCCAGCTGAGCGAGCTGGTGCTTGAAAACAAGCGCTATCGCTTGGGACGCGATCCTGCCTGTGAGCTCCCCTTGGCGGAGCCGGGGCTCAGCCGGGTGCACGCCATCCTCGAGAAGCAGCGCCCGAGCGATCGCGAGTTCGCCCTCGAGGATTTCAACTCCGCCAATGGGCTGTTCCACCGGGATCGCCGCATCCGCTGGATTCAGCTGCGCGATGGTGATGCCGTGCGCTTGGGCTCACCGCTCAAGGGTGAGGCGCCGGAACTGCGCTACCACCACCCACGCAGCCCGCTCGAGCAGGCCGTGCTGCTGCTGGGAGTCGCGGCCTTGGCTGGCTCCACCCTGCTGGTGAGCGGCATGCTCGTGGCCGCCAGCATTGGCGGCGGCTCCAAGATCCGCTCCATCTCCGGGCCGGTGAAGATCTTCTCGGCCGATGGCCGCCAGATCGATGCCCGGGAGGGATCGTCCACCGCCTTGCCGTCGTTGCAGTCGTACCCGCTGCATCTGCGCCAGGCGTTGATGGCCTCCGAAGAGGCGCGCTTCGGCTGGAACAGCGGCATCGATCTGTTCGGCACCCTGCGCTCGGCCCTGCTCGGCACCGGTGGCGGCAGCGGGCTCACCCAGCAGGTGGCTCGCATGGTCTATCCCGAGGTGGGCCGCGATGTGAGCCTCACCCGCAAGCTCAGGGAGCTGTGGGTGGCGCTGCAGCTGGAGGTGGGCTTCAGCAAGAACCGCATCCTCAAGCTCTATCTCGATCGCGCCTATCTGGGCCTGGGCACCGAAGGTTTCGAGCAGGCCTCCCAGCTCTATTTCCGCAAGTCGGCCAGCGAGCTCGATGTGGGCCAGGCGGCTTTCCTGGTGGGCCTGCTGCCTAGCCCGAATGGCTACAGCCCCTGCAATCTCGAGGATCCCGGAGCGGGGCTGGAGCGGCGCAACCTTGTGCTCAAGCTGATGCACGAGCAGGGCTGGCTCAGCGATCAGGCCTTGATCGATGCCCAGCGCCGCCCGCTCAACATCGATCCCTCGGCCTGCCGCGAATCCACCTTCAGCAGTTATCCCTTCTTCAGCGACTACGTGCTGGGGGAACTGGAAGGCACACGCTTTGGCCTCGACCTGAGCAGCGCTGATGCGGCCGGCAATTACGCCGTGATCAGCACGATCAATCCCAAGCTGCAGCAGCTGGCACAGGATCAGCTCAAGCGTTTTCTGGAGGGGCCGGCCGCGGCGGCAGGGCTCAGCCAGGGGGCCCTGATCACGGTGAACACCGCCACCGGCGACATCCTGGCCTATGTGGGTGGTGGCGACTACGGCCGCTCCAGCTTTGATCGCGTGCAGGCGCTGCGCCAGCCCGGCTCCACGTTCAAGCTGTTTCCCTTCCTGGCGGCCCTCGCGGCCGGGGTGAAGCCGGCTGATGCGGTGTCGTGTGCGCCGCTGGCCTATGTGGCGGGCTGCCGCAGCGGCGGCGGCAGCACCAGCGTGGCGGAGGGGTTTGCCCGCTCCGAAAACGTGGTGGCCCTGCGCCTGGCGGAGCGTGCCGGGCTGGGCAATGTGTTGAAGCTGGCTCGCCGCCTCGGCATTTCCACCCCGCTCGATGCGGACTACAACACGATGCTGGGCGGCCGCGAAACCTATCTCTACGAGCTGGCACGCGCCTATGCCGTGGTGGCCAATGGCGGCCGCTCGGTGCCGATGCATGGCGTGAGCCGCATCTACGACCTCGGCATCTGCGGTTCGATCAAAAGCCTGGAGCAATGTCCGCAGCGGGGCATCACCGTGCCGATCGGTGAGCAGACCCATCAGCTGCTCTCGCCGGAGCTTGCCGCCACGATGGATGAGCTGCTGGCTGGGGTGGTGCAGGGCGGTACCGGCCGGGCGGCGGGGCTGGTGCCTGATGCGCGCGGCAAAACGGGCACCACCAACAACGGCGTGGATGTGTTGTTTGTGGGGTACTCGCCGGCCAGCCAGCTGCTCACTGCCATCTGGATGGGCAACGACGACAACACCCCGGCCCAGGCCGCCAGTGGAGCGTTGGTGGCGGAGTTGTGGGGCCGCTATATGCAGCAGGCGGTTACAGCAGTTCCCGGATCCGGGTGATCACGGCCCAGCTGAGCCCCAGCAGCAAACCCCAGCCCCAGCTGCTACTCAGCACCCGCTGCAGAGCCGTGCTGCGCTCATCGGGGTTCTGGCGCGGCAGCTGCCAACCCAGCTGCAGGGCTCCGTACACCAGCAGCAACACCCAGGCGGGGATCTCGAGGCCGGCGCTGCTGAAGCGGAACACGCGCCAGTGCAGCAGGCTCAGGCCAGCCGCCAAGGCAATCAGGGCACTGATGGCGCCGGAAGCCCCACTCCAGCGGCGTGTGATCTGCCAGCGTGCGGCGCACAGGGCGGCCAGCCCCAGGCAGGCCAGGGCCGTGAGGCAGTAGCGGAGCACCACCGACCCCAGCTGCAACGGCGAAGCCCCCAACAGGATCAGCAGCAGGATCAGGTTGAGGATCGCTTCGAGGTCATTGGCATGAATCCAGGCCTGGCTCAGCCATTGCCAGGCCTGCCGCGGCTGCGCGGCCTCGGCGCTGGGCAGCGGCCAGTGCCGCTTCAGCTGTTTGAGCGGTCCAAGGCTGAGTGCCTGCAGGAGAGCGAGCACGAGCACGAGCACCACCCCGCCGCTCCAGCCCCAGCCCTCGAAGAGGGCCCGATCCAGTTCAGCGCCAACCCAGGCGAACACCAGCGCGCCTGCGGCGGCGAGAGCCAGGCCCGGGCCGAAGCGCTCCAGCTGCAGCCGCAGGCGGATGGGCGTTGGTAGAGCCGCGGCAGGGGGATCGGCGGCGCTTCGATCAGGCGGCGGCAGTTGACCGGTGGCGCCCTCCAGCAGATCGAGCAGCTCCTGCAGTACGGCTGGTGCATAGGTGGCCCGCAGCTGAGCGCTGAGGCTGGCCAGGGCCGATTGCTGCTCGGCGCCTTGGCTGTGGAGCACCTGCAGCAGCAGCGGTTGGCTGGCGAGATCGCGGATGGGACCTCGCAGACCATCGTTCGCCCCCAGGGCATCCATCAGCCGGTTGGTGAGCGCCCGCGATTGCCGCAGGCCGGCGGGATCCGCGGCCAGCCACCGGTTCAGCTGCATGCCCAGGTCGTGGCCAACACCCATGCGCGCAATTCGCAGGCAACAACAAAAAAGCGCCCCGGAGGGGGCGCTGTCGATCATGAAGCGTGGGCTGGATCAGGCCTTGCTGGCTTGCACGCGGGCGCGGGCACGCGCCAGTTCCTGCTGGGCCTTGATCTTGTCGGTGCTGGTGGGCTGGCCTTCGAACTTGGCCACAGCGGCGGTGGCGGCATCCAGCTCCTTGCTGGCGGCTTCAGCGTTGATGCTGCTGCCGAGCTCGGCAGCATTCACCAACACCGTCACTTCGTCGGCATCCACTTCGGCAAAACCACCCTGGAGGGCGATGGCCTTCCAGCCATTGCCTTCACGCACCCGCAGCACACCGAAATCGAGGGCGGTGAGGAGGGAGACGTGGCCGGGGAGAATGCCGAGCTGACCGGTGGTACTGGGCAGGATCACTTCGTCGGCGTTGCCGTCGAAGACGCTCTGGTCGGGTGCCAGAACGCGGAGGGTGAGAGACATCAGTTAAGACTCCGGATCAGCCTTTGGCGTCAGCCTGGATCTTGGCGGCCTTGGCCTTCACTTCATCGATGTTGCCCACCAGGTAGAAGGCAGCTTCGGGGAGGTGATCCAGTTCACCGGCCAGGATCATGTTGAAGCCCTTGATGGTGTCCTCGAGCTTCACGTACTTTCCGGGCATGCCGGTGAAGATCTCAGCCACGAAGAAGGGCTGGGAGAGGAACTTCTCGATCTTGCGGGCGCGATCCACGGTGCGGCGGTCGTCTTCGGACAGTTCGTCCAGACCAAGAATCGCGATGATGTCCTGGAGCTCCTTGTAGCGCTGCAGGGTGGACTGCACGGCACGGGCGGTGCGGTAGTGCTCGTCACCCACAACGGCGGGCTGGAGCATGGTGCTGGTGGAATCGAGGGGATCCACAGCGGGGTAGATGCCCTTGGATGCCAGGCCGCGGCTGAGCACGGTGGTGGCGTCCAGGTGGGCGAAGGTGGTGGCGGGAGCGGGGTCGGTCAGGTCGTCCGCAGGCACGTACACGGCCTGGATCGAAGTGATCGAACCTTCCAGGGTGGAGGTGATGCGCTCTTGCAGTTCACCCACGTCGGTGCCGAGGGTGGGCTGGTAACCCACAGCCGAAGGCATGCGGCCCAGCAGAGCCG is part of the Synechococcus sp. HK05 genome and harbors:
- a CDS encoding FHA domain-containing protein, giving the protein MSTPAARLVLAADRRKVAPLDPANPLTIGRAASNSLCLTNQEGVSEHHAVVRFSRSQGWLVCNWQSDDGTFLEGRQVHQCKRLEHGDEIRLGRNGPVLVFESAAAVKAAAAPAPVAAAAPRHISVGEQQVAVADIRSAAVQSLPLHPHIFSWWLLLCLGGLLLLPFPLVFWPLEAGALAGWILMGSRKQHALVLVLRDGRAIRHGFANRRTALAHRNGIRQAIGQAPTSA
- a CDS encoding transglycosylase domain-containing protein, with product MKERLAPVPVRRAWLELARAACVGPWRERPAAIARVWPLLLAHQARVELWAGGRQLSELVLENKRYRLGRDPACELPLAEPGLSRVHAILEKQRPSDREFALEDFNSANGLFHRDRRIRWIQLRDGDAVRLGSPLKGEAPELRYHHPRSPLEQAVLLLGVAALAGSTLLVSGMLVAASIGGGSKIRSISGPVKIFSADGRQIDAREGSSTALPSLQSYPLHLRQALMASEEARFGWNSGIDLFGTLRSALLGTGGGSGLTQQVARMVYPEVGRDVSLTRKLRELWVALQLEVGFSKNRILKLYLDRAYLGLGTEGFEQASQLYFRKSASELDVGQAAFLVGLLPSPNGYSPCNLEDPGAGLERRNLVLKLMHEQGWLSDQALIDAQRRPLNIDPSACRESTFSSYPFFSDYVLGELEGTRFGLDLSSADAAGNYAVISTINPKLQQLAQDQLKRFLEGPAAAAGLSQGALITVNTATGDILAYVGGGDYGRSSFDRVQALRQPGSTFKLFPFLAALAAGVKPADAVSCAPLAYVAGCRSGGGSTSVAEGFARSENVVALRLAERAGLGNVLKLARRLGISTPLDADYNTMLGGRETYLYELARAYAVVANGGRSVPMHGVSRIYDLGICGSIKSLEQCPQRGITVPIGEQTHQLLSPELAATMDELLAGVVQGGTGRAAGLVPDARGKTGTTNNGVDVLFVGYSPASQLLTAIWMGNDDNTPAQAASGALVAELWGRYMQQAVTAVPGSG
- a CDS encoding rhomboid family intramembrane serine protease encodes the protein MGVGHDLGMQLNRWLAADPAGLRQSRALTNRLMDALGANDGLRGPIRDLASQPLLLQVLHSQGAEQQSALASLSAQLRATYAPAVLQELLDLLEGATGQLPPPDRSAADPPAAALPTPIRLRLQLERFGPGLALAAAGALVFAWVGAELDRALFEGWGWSGGVVLVLVLALLQALSLGPLKQLKRHWPLPSAEAAQPRQAWQWLSQAWIHANDLEAILNLILLLILLGASPLQLGSVVLRYCLTALACLGLAALCAARWQITRRWSGASGAISALIALAAGLSLLHWRVFRFSSAGLEIPAWVLLLVYGALQLGWQLPRQNPDERSTALQRVLSSSWGWGLLLGLSWAVITRIRELL
- the atpC gene encoding ATP synthase F1 subunit epsilon; the encoded protein is MSLTLRVLAPDQSVFDGNADEVILPSTTGQLGILPGHVSLLTALDFGVLRVREGNGWKAIALQGGFAEVDADEVTVLVNAAELGSSINAEAASKELDAATAAVAKFEGQPTSTDKIKAQQELARARARVQASKA